The Aeromicrobium senzhongii genome includes a window with the following:
- the aroC gene encoding chorismate synthase has protein sequence MLRWLTAGESHGPALVATLDGLPAGVEVTSKEIQAALARRRLGYGRGARMAFEADELEIIGGIRHGRTLGSPIAMRIGNSEWPKWEQVMAADPVDPETLAGLKRNAPLTRPRPGHADLAGMQKFDFDEARPILERASARETAARVALGEIAAQFIAQTTGATIVSHVVELGTVKAPAGLLPRHRDVERLDADPLRCFDPETSTAMVAEVDAAHKDGDTLGGVVEVIVEGLPPGLGSHTQWDRRLDSRLAAALMGIQAIKGVELGDGFELARTRGSLAHDEIVPTPDGIRRVSGRAGGTEGGMTTGELLRVRAAMKPIATVPRALRTIDVQTGEETRAHHQRSDVCAVPAAGIVAEAMVALVVADALLEKFGGDSVRETARNVRTYLENLSYR, from the coding sequence ATGCTTCGTTGGTTGACCGCCGGAGAGTCACACGGCCCCGCCCTTGTCGCCACCCTCGATGGCCTGCCGGCCGGGGTCGAGGTGACCAGCAAGGAGATCCAGGCCGCCCTGGCGCGCCGTCGCCTCGGCTACGGCCGCGGCGCCCGCATGGCGTTCGAGGCCGATGAGCTCGAGATCATCGGCGGCATCCGCCACGGCCGCACGCTCGGCAGCCCCATCGCGATGCGCATCGGCAACAGCGAGTGGCCCAAGTGGGAGCAGGTCATGGCGGCCGATCCCGTCGACCCCGAGACGCTCGCCGGGCTCAAGCGCAACGCGCCGCTGACCCGTCCGCGACCCGGTCACGCCGATCTCGCCGGCATGCAGAAGTTCGACTTCGACGAGGCCCGGCCGATCCTCGAGCGCGCCAGCGCCCGCGAGACCGCCGCCCGCGTCGCCCTGGGCGAGATCGCGGCGCAGTTCATCGCCCAGACGACGGGCGCCACGATCGTGAGCCACGTCGTCGAGCTGGGCACCGTCAAGGCCCCCGCCGGTCTGCTGCCGCGCCACCGCGACGTCGAGCGCCTCGACGCCGACCCGCTGCGCTGCTTCGATCCCGAGACGTCGACCGCGATGGTCGCCGAGGTCGACGCCGCGCACAAGGACGGCGACACGCTCGGCGGCGTCGTCGAGGTCATCGTCGAGGGCCTCCCGCCGGGTCTGGGCTCGCACACGCAGTGGGACCGTCGCCTCGACAGCCGTCTGGCCGCCGCGTTGATGGGCATCCAGGCCATCAAGGGAGTCGAGCTCGGCGACGGCTTCGAGCTGGCGCGCACCCGCGGCTCGTTGGCGCACGACGAGATCGTCCCCACGCCCGACGGCATCCGGCGCGTCTCGGGCCGCGCAGGCGGCACCGAGGGCGGCATGACCACCGGCGAGCTGCTGCGCGTCCGCGCGGCGATGAAGCCGATCGCCACGGTCCCGCGCGCGCTGCGCACGATCGACGTCCAGACCGGCGAGGAGACCCGGGCGCACCACCAGCGCTCCGACGTCTGCGCCGTCCCCGCCGCCGGCATCGTGGCCGAGGCGATGGTCGCGCTCGTCGTGGCCGACGCCCTGCTGGAGAAGTTCGGCGGCGACTCGGTCCGCGAGACCGCGCGCAACGTCCGCACCTACCTCGAGAACCTGAGCTACCGGTGA
- a CDS encoding shikimate kinase — protein MTTSRPVVVVVGPPGAGKTTVAELLAERLGVEVRDTDQDVEAAEGESVQDIFVGRGEPVFRELEAAAVAEALRSHGGVLALGGGAVMDAGTRALLADHTVAHLDVGLARAAARVGMNSGRPLLLGNVRGQLKALMDARRPLYNEVATFTVDTNDLTPDEVVDRVLAELGR, from the coding sequence GTGACCACGAGCCGTCCCGTCGTCGTGGTCGTCGGCCCGCCCGGGGCCGGCAAGACCACGGTCGCCGAGCTGCTGGCCGAGCGGCTCGGGGTCGAGGTCCGCGACACCGACCAGGACGTCGAGGCCGCCGAGGGCGAGAGCGTCCAGGACATCTTCGTCGGCCGTGGCGAGCCGGTCTTCCGCGAGTTGGAGGCGGCCGCCGTCGCCGAGGCGCTGCGCTCCCACGGGGGCGTGCTGGCGCTGGGCGGCGGCGCCGTGATGGACGCCGGCACCCGCGCGCTGCTGGCCGACCACACGGTCGCGCACCTCGACGTCGGCCTGGCTCGTGCGGCCGCCCGCGTCGGCATGAACTCGGGCCGCCCGCTGCTGCTGGGCAACGTGCGGGGCCAGCTCAAGGCGCTCATGGACGCCCGCCGTCCGCTGTACAACGAGGTCGCGACGTTCACCGTCGACACGAACGACCTCACGCCCGATGAGGTCGTCGACCGCGTCCTGGCCGAGTTGGGCCGATGA
- the aroB gene encoding 3-dehydroquinate synthase, producing MTRRVAVRTAEPYEVVVGHHVLAELGTLVPDDALRVAIIHAAPVRGVAEGLALHLPGREVLLIEAPDGEQAKTVEFLAHCWDQLGMHGFTRSDLVIGVGGGATTDLAGFVAASWLRGVRFVTVPTTVLGMVDAAVGGKTGINIAAGKNLVGAFHEPIGVLCDLSTLVDLPVRELRGGLAEVVKCGFIADPTILTDVEAAPDRALDPTDDLLADLVTRGIAVKARTVAGDLRETGADGSIGREALNYGHTLGHAIERHEKYTLRHGEAISIGMVFVAELAHRSGMIDDALLARHRATLELVGLPTSYDGATFEELLSGMRLDKKTRGDQLRFVVLDGLACPTILAGPDESVLRDCWDAVRG from the coding sequence ATGACGCGCCGCGTCGCCGTCCGGACGGCCGAGCCGTACGAGGTCGTCGTCGGCCACCACGTCCTGGCCGAGCTCGGGACGCTCGTCCCCGACGACGCGCTGCGCGTCGCGATCATCCACGCCGCACCGGTCCGTGGCGTCGCCGAGGGCCTCGCCCTGCACCTGCCCGGTCGCGAGGTGCTGCTGATCGAGGCTCCCGACGGCGAGCAGGCCAAGACGGTCGAGTTCCTCGCCCACTGCTGGGACCAGCTGGGGATGCACGGCTTCACCCGCTCCGATCTGGTGATCGGCGTCGGGGGAGGGGCCACGACCGACCTCGCCGGGTTCGTCGCCGCCAGCTGGCTGCGCGGCGTCCGTTTCGTCACCGTGCCCACCACCGTGCTGGGCATGGTCGACGCCGCCGTCGGGGGCAAGACGGGGATCAACATCGCCGCCGGCAAGAACCTGGTGGGCGCCTTCCACGAGCCGATCGGCGTGCTGTGCGATCTCAGCACCCTGGTGGACCTGCCGGTCCGCGAGCTGCGCGGAGGACTGGCCGAGGTCGTCAAGTGCGGCTTCATCGCCGACCCCACGATCCTGACCGACGTCGAGGCCGCCCCCGACCGTGCGCTCGACCCGACCGACGACCTGCTCGCCGATCTCGTCACGCGGGGCATCGCGGTCAAGGCCCGCACCGTGGCCGGCGACCTGCGCGAGACGGGCGCCGACGGGTCCATCGGCCGCGAGGCGCTCAACTACGGCCACACCCTCGGGCACGCGATCGAGCGACACGAGAAGTACACGCTCCGCCACGGAGAGGCGATCAGCATCGGCATGGTGTTCGTCGCCGAATTGGCCCACCGCAGCGGCATGATCGACGACGCGCTGCTGGCCCGTCATCGTGCCACGCTGGAGCTCGTGGGCCTGCCGACGAGCTACGACGGAGCGACGTTCGAGGAGCTGCTCAGCGGCATGCGGCTGGACAAGAAGACCCGCGGCGACCAGCTGCGCTTCGTGGTGCTCGACGGGCTCGCCTGCCCGACGATCCTGGCCGGGCCCGACGAGTCGGTCCTGCGCGACTGCTGGGACGCCGTCCGTGGCTGA
- a CDS encoding M24 family metallopeptidase yields the protein MADDSRLARLRGLVAESGHGAMFVSDLVNLRYLTGFTGSNGALLVPTEHDPVFLTDGRYRDQAAAELGAAGLGDVEIVVTRDLIGVAAGRAPADLVAETHLIDVDSWEKLGRPEASGRLVERLREIKDDSEIAALRRACEISCSALEALLIGPLAGRTEREVARDLEWRMLELGAEDRAFDTILASGENSAIPHHQPTDRQLRAGDLVKIDFGARVDGYHADCTRTVVIGPAADWQREIHAAVRESQAAGLDRLRPGVPVAESNTAARGSLERAGWLDAFTTGLGHGVGLQIHEDPFIAAAHPGRLASRTVLTMEPGIYLPGRGGVRIEDTVLVTDPDHGGEPDVLTDMTTELLEID from the coding sequence GTGGCTGACGACTCCCGCCTCGCGCGACTGCGCGGGCTGGTGGCCGAGAGCGGTCACGGCGCGATGTTCGTGTCGGACCTGGTGAACCTGCGGTACCTGACCGGCTTCACCGGATCGAACGGCGCGCTGCTGGTCCCGACCGAGCACGATCCGGTCTTCCTGACCGACGGGCGCTACCGCGACCAGGCGGCCGCCGAGCTCGGCGCCGCGGGTCTGGGCGACGTCGAGATCGTCGTCACCCGCGACCTCATCGGCGTCGCAGCAGGACGTGCGCCGGCCGACCTCGTGGCCGAGACGCACCTGATCGACGTCGACTCGTGGGAGAAGCTGGGCCGCCCCGAGGCCTCGGGACGGCTCGTCGAGCGGCTGCGAGAGATCAAGGACGACTCCGAGATCGCCGCGCTGCGCCGGGCCTGCGAGATCTCGTGCTCCGCTCTGGAGGCGCTGCTGATCGGGCCGCTGGCCGGGCGTACCGAGCGCGAGGTGGCCCGAGACCTGGAATGGCGGATGCTCGAGCTGGGCGCAGAGGACCGGGCGTTCGACACGATCCTGGCCTCCGGCGAGAACTCGGCCATCCCGCACCACCAGCCCACCGACCGCCAGCTGCGCGCCGGCGACCTGGTCAAGATCGACTTCGGTGCCCGGGTCGACGGCTATCACGCCGACTGCACCCGCACGGTGGTCATCGGCCCTGCCGCCGACTGGCAGCGCGAGATCCACGCCGCTGTGCGCGAGTCGCAGGCCGCGGGCCTCGACCGGCTCCGTCCCGGCGTCCCGGTGGCCGAGTCCAACACCGCCGCGCGCGGCTCCCTCGAGCGCGCGGGCTGGCTGGACGCCTTCACGACGGGCCTCGGACACGGCGTCGGACTGCAGATCCACGAGGACCCGTTCATCGCCGCGGCGCACCCCGGTAGACTTGCCAGCCGCACCGTCCTGACGATGGAACCGGGGATCTATCTTCCGGGTCGAGGGGGCGTGCGCATCGAGGACACGGTCCTCGTCACCGACCCCGACCATGGCGGTGAGCCGGATGTGCTCACCGACATGACCACCGAACTTCTGGAGATCGACTGA
- the efp gene encoding elongation factor P, translating into MMATTNDLKNGMVLKIDGRLLAVIEFQHVKPGKGPAFVRTKLKDVESGKTLDRTFNAGTKVETASVDKRDMQYLYNDGTNYVFMDTATFDQIEVTPEIMGSTVDYLLENQDAVVATNEGRVLYVELPASVELVIEHTDPGLQGDRSSGGTKPARLETGKEIQVPLFIDSGEKIKVDTRDGSYLGRVKA; encoded by the coding sequence CTGATGGCAACCACGAACGACCTCAAGAACGGCATGGTGCTCAAGATCGACGGACGGCTGCTCGCCGTCATCGAGTTCCAGCACGTCAAGCCCGGCAAGGGCCCGGCCTTCGTCCGGACCAAGCTCAAGGACGTCGAGTCCGGCAAGACGCTGGACCGTACCTTCAACGCCGGCACCAAGGTCGAGACGGCCAGCGTCGACAAGCGCGACATGCAGTACCTGTACAACGACGGCACGAACTACGTCTTCATGGACACTGCGACGTTCGACCAGATTGAGGTCACGCCCGAGATCATGGGGTCCACCGTCGACTACCTGCTCGAGAACCAGGACGCCGTCGTCGCCACGAACGAGGGCCGCGTCCTCTACGTCGAGCTGCCCGCCTCGGTCGAGCTCGTCATCGAGCACACCGACCCGGGCCTGCAGGGCGACCGCTCCAGCGGCGGCACCAAGCCCGCGCGTCTCGAGACGGGCAAGGAGATCCAGGTCCCGCTGTTCATCGACTCCGGCGAGAAGATCAAGGTCGACACCCGCGACGGCAGCTACCTCGGTCGTGTGAAGGCCTGA
- the nusB gene encoding transcription antitermination factor NusB: MGARTKYRKRALDILFESESRGLSADGTLADRLEVNDPPVNPYTVSLVKGVAAHIGEIDALLAEYSVGWTLDRMPAVDRNLLRIAVYEIKYLDDVPDAVAISEAVELAKELSTDESPRFVNGLLSKVSQVKTKPVPPSEPSEPSEPTE, encoded by the coding sequence ATGGGAGCACGCACCAAGTACCGCAAGCGGGCCCTGGACATCCTCTTCGAGTCCGAGTCCCGCGGTCTGTCGGCCGACGGCACCCTGGCCGACCGGCTGGAGGTCAACGACCCGCCGGTCAACCCTTACACGGTCTCGCTCGTCAAGGGCGTGGCCGCGCACATCGGCGAGATCGACGCCCTGCTGGCGGAGTACTCCGTCGGGTGGACGCTCGACCGCATGCCGGCCGTCGACCGCAACCTGCTGCGGATCGCGGTGTACGAGATCAAGTACCTCGACGACGTGCCCGACGCCGTGGCGATCAGTGAGGCCGTCGAGCTGGCGAAGGAGCTGTCCACGGATGAGTCGCCGCGCTTCGTGAACGGACTGCTCTCGAAGGTCTCCCAGGTCAAGACGAAGCCGGTGCCGCCGTCGGAGCCCTCGGAGCCCTCGGAGCCGACGGAGTAG
- a CDS encoding class F sortase codes for MAPKTRRRLALTLAAALVAVAAAAVGVAVLQRSDDFDAGPQPTLPTFPSRPPTTPTPEPDPCLGGADRAFVPETISVEGKEYSVLALQRDAQNVPGVPPLTQSGKWEFGWDVAPSPLPGSKQGHVLVNAHTYPDGSALGNLLFDQLSNGTILQVRGEGQVQCYSVERRFEVPADSRDSGYENDDGPRRLAILACSGDRSPSGDWSHRTIWFAKAVNATPSAPRAPRAPTAAPASS; via the coding sequence GTGGCTCCGAAGACACGCCGACGGCTCGCACTGACCCTCGCCGCCGCGCTCGTCGCGGTGGCTGCGGCGGCCGTGGGTGTCGCCGTGCTCCAACGTTCCGACGACTTCGACGCCGGACCCCAGCCCACCCTGCCGACGTTCCCGTCGCGGCCGCCGACGACTCCGACTCCCGAGCCGGATCCGTGCCTCGGCGGCGCCGACCGGGCGTTCGTGCCCGAGACGATCTCGGTCGAGGGCAAGGAATACTCCGTCCTGGCCCTGCAGCGCGACGCCCAGAACGTGCCCGGTGTGCCGCCGCTGACGCAGTCGGGGAAGTGGGAGTTCGGCTGGGACGTCGCACCGAGCCCGCTGCCGGGCTCGAAGCAGGGACACGTCCTGGTGAACGCGCACACCTACCCCGACGGATCGGCGCTGGGCAACCTCTTGTTCGACCAGCTGTCCAACGGCACGATCCTGCAGGTCCGCGGCGAGGGGCAGGTCCAGTGCTACAGCGTCGAGCGCCGGTTCGAGGTCCCCGCCGACAGCCGCGACAGCGGCTACGAGAACGACGACGGGCCGCGCCGGCTGGCCATCCTGGCCTGTTCGGGCGACCGCTCGCCGTCCGGCGACTGGTCGCACCGCACCATCTGGTTCGCGAAAGCGGTGAACGCTACTCCGTCGGCTCCGAGGGCTCCGAGGGCTCCGACGGCGGCACCGGCTTCGTCTTGA
- the efeB gene encoding iron uptake transporter deferrochelatase/peroxidase subunit codes for MTGGRWSRRSALGLIGAAGAVGVTGGFAAGVARDDDAAAPQESVVPFHGRHQAGITTRVQQHLYFASFDMTSTATREDLKSLLADWTDAAARLTQGREVSPEGATGGGPYKPPDDTGEALGLEANALTLTFGFGPTLFAANRFGLESKRPKELVDLPSFAFDLLEDRFSGGDLCIQACADDPQVAVHAIRNLSRIAFGRAQVRWTQLGYGRTSTTSKSQSTPRNLFGFKDGTANVFSNDDADLGRWVWADGSDQAWMNGGTFLVARKIQMLIESWDRVRLEEQEAIVGRDKARGAPLSGGSEFTEPDFDVVSTAARGPAIPADSHVRLAHPERNGGARMLRRGYNFVEGNNDLGQLNAGLFFLAFVRSPEQFIGVQRSLAQDALNEYIRHIGSAIFAVPGGIRTGESVGSGLF; via the coding sequence ATGACCGGCGGTCGGTGGTCGCGTCGATCGGCCCTCGGGCTGATCGGAGCAGCAGGTGCCGTCGGCGTCACGGGCGGCTTCGCAGCCGGTGTGGCCCGTGACGACGACGCCGCGGCGCCGCAGGAGTCCGTCGTCCCGTTCCACGGCCGGCACCAGGCCGGGATCACGACGCGGGTCCAGCAGCACCTGTACTTCGCGTCCTTCGACATGACCTCCACGGCCACCCGCGAGGACCTGAAGTCGCTGCTGGCCGACTGGACCGACGCCGCCGCGCGCCTGACGCAGGGCCGCGAGGTCTCGCCGGAGGGCGCCACCGGCGGCGGTCCGTACAAGCCGCCGGACGACACCGGCGAGGCGCTGGGCCTCGAGGCCAACGCCCTGACCCTCACCTTCGGCTTCGGCCCCACCCTGTTCGCGGCGAACCGGTTCGGCCTCGAGAGCAAGCGCCCGAAGGAGCTCGTCGACCTGCCGTCCTTCGCGTTCGACCTCCTCGAGGACCGGTTCAGTGGTGGCGACCTGTGCATCCAGGCCTGTGCCGACGACCCCCAGGTCGCGGTGCACGCGATCCGCAACCTCTCGCGGATCGCCTTCGGCCGGGCGCAGGTGCGCTGGACCCAACTGGGCTACGGGCGCACCTCCACCACCTCGAAGTCCCAGTCGACGCCGCGCAACCTCTTCGGCTTCAAGGACGGCACGGCCAACGTCTTCAGCAACGACGACGCCGACCTCGGGAGGTGGGTCTGGGCCGACGGCTCGGACCAGGCCTGGATGAACGGCGGCACGTTCCTGGTCGCGCGCAAGATCCAGATGCTGATCGAGTCGTGGGATCGCGTCCGACTGGAGGAGCAGGAGGCCATCGTCGGCCGCGACAAGGCACGAGGCGCCCCGCTGTCGGGCGGCTCGGAGTTCACCGAGCCCGATTTCGACGTGGTGTCCACGGCCGCGCGCGGCCCGGCGATCCCGGCGGACTCGCACGTCCGGCTGGCCCACCCCGAACGGAACGGCGGCGCGCGAATGCTGCGGCGAGGCTACAACTTCGTCGAGGGCAACAACGATCTGGGCCAGCTCAACGCCGGGCTCTTCTTCCTCGCGTTCGTGCGCTCACCGGAGCAGTTCATCGGCGTGCAGCGGTCCCTGGCGCAGGACGCGCTCAACGAGTACATCCGCCACATCGGGTCGGCGATCTTCGCGGTTCCGGGAGGCATCCGCACCGGGGAGTCGGTGGGCAGCGGCCTCTTCTAG
- the efeO gene encoding iron uptake system protein EfeO, whose translation MNRRPRCAVLAVALTGALALSACVKNSDSSDDAIKVTSTADGCEVSATKADSGTITFDVTNEGDKVTEFYLLDSDKLRIIGEVENIAPGTSRGLTVQAQPGDYFTECKPGMVGDGVGNAKFTVSGDDVVVDQDDQRAIDAAVASYTAYTKDQVGELVANVEDFVAAYTSGDDDTARRLFPITRINYERIEPTAEQFGDLDPKIDYRKPGAEAENLPFTGFHRIEMDLWLDEARKNYPDEKITALDTAGRKELGAQLVNDIQALYDKVHSPEFVLTIGDITNGAIGLLDEVAAPDGKLPGEEDEFSHTDLYDFHANVEGAQVAYTSVREIAVGKGAEGKQLVSDLDRQFAAMFALLKTHGDYEKGFVSYDTVEQPQRNELGAQLNALSEPLSQLTHTVLGVSKS comes from the coding sequence ATGAATCGTCGTCCCCGCTGCGCCGTGCTGGCCGTCGCCCTGACGGGCGCGCTCGCCCTGAGCGCCTGCGTGAAGAACTCCGACTCGTCCGACGACGCCATCAAGGTCACGAGCACCGCCGACGGCTGTGAGGTCTCGGCGACGAAGGCCGACAGCGGCACCATCACCTTCGACGTCACCAACGAGGGCGACAAGGTCACCGAGTTCTACCTGCTCGACAGCGACAAGCTGCGGATCATCGGCGAGGTCGAGAACATCGCGCCGGGCACCTCGCGCGGCCTCACGGTCCAGGCCCAGCCCGGCGACTACTTCACCGAGTGCAAGCCCGGCATGGTCGGCGATGGCGTCGGCAACGCGAAGTTCACCGTCAGCGGTGACGACGTCGTGGTCGACCAGGACGACCAGCGAGCCATCGACGCGGCCGTCGCCTCGTACACCGCCTACACGAAGGACCAGGTCGGCGAGCTCGTGGCGAACGTCGAGGACTTCGTCGCGGCGTACACCTCCGGTGACGACGACACGGCCCGCCGACTCTTCCCGATCACCCGGATCAACTACGAGCGCATCGAGCCCACGGCCGAGCAGTTCGGCGACCTCGACCCCAAGATCGACTACCGCAAGCCCGGCGCCGAGGCCGAGAACCTGCCGTTCACCGGGTTCCACCGCATCGAGATGGACCTGTGGCTCGACGAGGCGAGGAAGAACTACCCCGACGAGAAGATCACCGCGCTCGACACCGCCGGCCGCAAGGAGCTCGGGGCGCAACTGGTCAACGACATCCAGGCGCTCTACGACAAGGTGCACTCCCCCGAGTTCGTGCTGACGATCGGCGACATCACCAACGGGGCCATCGGCCTGTTGGACGAGGTCGCCGCCCCCGACGGCAAGCTCCCCGGCGAGGAGGACGAGTTCAGCCACACCGACCTGTACGACTTCCACGCGAACGTCGAGGGCGCCCAGGTCGCCTACACCTCGGTGCGTGAGATCGCCGTGGGCAAGGGCGCCGAGGGCAAGCAGCTGGTCAGCGACCTCGACCGTCAGTTCGCGGCCATGTTCGCCCTGCTGAAGACCCACGGCGACTACGAGAAGGGCTTCGTCTCGTACGACACGGTCGAGCAGCCCCAGCGCAACGAGCTCGGTGCCCAGCTCAACGCCCTGAGCGAGCCCCTGTCGCAGCTGACCCACACGGTCCTGGGCGTCTCGAAGTCATGA
- the efeU gene encoding iron uptake transporter permease EfeU encodes MLGTFLIGLREGLEASLVVGILIAYVRKIGRDDVVPRIWAGVVIAVALSLGLGALLTFGTYGLTFEAQEIIGGTLSILAVALVTWMIFWMARTARGLKRELEHQIDARLDGPGWGLVAVGFVAVAREGLETALFLWSAVRSSGDAPLAWVGAVLGLLTAVCIGWLIYRGIVRINLATFFTWTGALLIVVAAGILAYGVHDLQEAGVLPGPWTQGASAWAFQLSDTIDPSGLPAALLKGTIGFSPDMTKLELAAWATYLAVVGAAYARVVRKPRQPATTTEGTRA; translated from the coding sequence ATGCTCGGCACGTTCCTGATCGGCCTGCGCGAGGGCCTCGAGGCCTCCCTCGTGGTCGGCATCCTCATCGCCTACGTCCGCAAGATCGGTCGCGACGACGTCGTGCCCCGGATCTGGGCCGGCGTGGTGATCGCGGTCGCCCTCTCCCTGGGGCTGGGCGCCCTGTTGACGTTCGGCACCTACGGGCTGACGTTCGAGGCGCAGGAGATCATCGGGGGCACCCTGTCGATCCTGGCCGTCGCGCTGGTCACCTGGATGATCTTCTGGATGGCGCGCACGGCCCGAGGGCTCAAGCGCGAGCTCGAGCACCAGATCGACGCGCGGCTCGACGGGCCCGGCTGGGGACTCGTGGCCGTCGGCTTCGTCGCGGTCGCCCGCGAAGGACTCGAGACGGCCCTGTTCCTGTGGAGCGCCGTCCGCTCGAGCGGCGACGCTCCCCTGGCCTGGGTCGGCGCGGTACTCGGACTGCTGACCGCCGTCTGCATCGGTTGGCTCATCTACCGGGGCATCGTGCGGATCAACCTCGCCACGTTCTTCACCTGGACCGGCGCCCTGCTGATCGTCGTCGCAGCGGGCATCCTCGCCTACGGCGTCCACGACCTGCAGGAGGCCGGCGTCCTGCCCGGACCGTGGACCCAGGGCGCCTCCGCGTGGGCGTTCCAGCTGAGCGACACCATCGACCCGTCGGGCCTGCCCGCCGCCCTGCTCAAGGGAACGATCGGCTTCTCCCCCGACATGACCAAGCTCGAACTCGCCGCGTGGGCGACCTACCTGGCGGTCGTCGGCGCCGCGTACGCGCGCGTCGTCCGCAAGCCGAGGCAGCCCGCCACCACCACCGAAGGAACCCGTGCATGA
- a CDS encoding nuclear transport factor 2 family protein, whose protein sequence is MSAEELLTRLCRAIDTQAWSDLEPLLHEDFACRYVHTGETFDRQGWIRLNAEYPGFDHLTIEDVVASDDRAVARCHVTGRHDGELAHFEVATFITARGDRVSEMTEVWTEVDQAPPAR, encoded by the coding sequence ATGAGCGCCGAAGAGCTGCTGACCCGCCTGTGTCGGGCCATCGACACGCAGGCCTGGTCCGACCTCGAGCCGCTGCTGCACGAGGACTTCGCGTGTCGCTACGTGCACACCGGCGAGACCTTCGATCGTCAGGGCTGGATCCGACTGAACGCGGAATACCCGGGATTCGACCACCTGACCATCGAGGACGTCGTCGCCTCCGACGACCGGGCGGTCGCCCGGTGCCACGTGACGGGCCGCCACGACGGCGAGCTGGCGCACTTCGAGGTGGCGACGTTCATCACCGCACGCGGTGACCGGGTCAGCGAGATGACCGAGGTCTGGACGGAGGTCGACCAAGCACCTCCGGCTCGCTGA
- a CDS encoding alpha/beta hydrolase, with protein sequence MNDLHHPATVVLVHGLWMTPRSWDHWKTYYESQGLRVLTPAYPGLEIEVEALRQAPQVIADLTVPETVDHLAEVIGRLDEPPIIMGHSFGGTLTQLLLARGLGAAGVAINSAPTEGVRVSPPSQVKALLPALSHPATRKRAFGFTPEQFHYAFTNTLTEEQSREVWDTFHIPAPGHWIWEYGLIANFKPGHQETWVDYSADRAPLLFIAGGSDHIMPPAVNRSNARRYRRSPAVTAYIELEGRDHWTCAAPGWEAVADRALAWALRTSGARA encoded by the coding sequence ATGAACGACCTCCACCACCCCGCCACCGTCGTCCTGGTCCACGGACTGTGGATGACCCCCCGCAGTTGGGACCACTGGAAGACCTACTACGAGAGCCAGGGCCTACGCGTCCTGACTCCCGCCTATCCCGGATTGGAGATCGAGGTCGAGGCCCTGCGCCAGGCTCCGCAGGTCATCGCGGACCTGACGGTGCCGGAGACCGTCGATCACTTGGCCGAGGTGATCGGCCGGCTCGACGAGCCGCCGATCATCATGGGTCACTCCTTCGGTGGCACCCTGACGCAGCTGCTGCTGGCGCGCGGCCTCGGGGCGGCGGGTGTGGCCATCAACTCCGCGCCGACGGAGGGCGTACGCGTCAGCCCGCCGTCGCAGGTGAAGGCCCTCCTGCCGGCGCTGAGCCACCCGGCCACCCGCAAGCGCGCCTTCGGCTTCACGCCCGAGCAGTTCCACTACGCCTTCACCAACACCCTGACCGAAGAGCAGTCGCGCGAGGTGTGGGACACGTTCCACATCCCCGCTCCGGGCCACTGGATCTGGGAGTACGGGCTGATCGCGAACTTCAAGCCCGGTCACCAGGAGACGTGGGTGGACTACTCCGCCGATCGGGCGCCGCTGCTGTTCATCGCCGGGGGCAGCGACCACATCATGCCGCCCGCGGTGAACCGATCGAACGCGCGTCGCTACCGCCGGTCACCGGCCGTCACCGCGTACATCGAGCTCGAGGGCCGTGACCACTGGACGTGCGCGGCACCCGGCTGGGAGGCGGTCGCCGACCGGGCCCTCGCGTGGGCGCTGCGCACCAGTGGCGCCCGTGCGTGA